The following proteins are encoded in a genomic region of Triticum dicoccoides isolate Atlit2015 ecotype Zavitan chromosome 1B, WEW_v2.0, whole genome shotgun sequence:
- the LOC119324417 gene encoding putative uncharacterized protein DDB_G0277003: protein MAAAAASGDSGEQLLLHLKLAFLALEPPACVLTLARKAGGGSVTPHVQNFILENCVGTNVGGPDCTYVKTILKKVIAEAELSSDIVIDELYEEFGRCMSSRENNSELSLAKIYKEISFLSPAYDNVSSNPVSLVARLLCSTNMLEGDTGCCLWPSSLFLSEFILSFPELFAKKCCFELGSGVGLVGVCLNHVGASKVILTDGDASTLTNMKANMEMNNLYIEDSQLVKESKNKVECKYLSWEEACESDLRYYQRDILLGADIIYNPSCVPHLVRVLCMLLRGDDGRRESVNAATNGEIGDEVSGTTATGGPVAYIATVIRNADTFNCFAKAAADAKLSVVNITSSAATSSFLPYMISYDRSSVQLLKITLLS from the exons ATGGCTGCCGCGGCGGCTTCAGGGGACTCCGGCGAGCAGCTGCTGCTCCACCTCAAGCTCGCCTTCCTCGCCCTGGAGCCCCCCGCCTGCGTCCTCACCCTCGCCAG AAAGGCTGGTGGAGGTTCTGTCACGCCACATGTTCAAAATTTTATTTTGGAGAATTGTGTTGGCACTAAT GTAGGGGGGCCAGATTGTACATATGTGAAAACTATTCTTAAAAAGGTTATAGCAGAGGCGGAATTATCATCAGATATTGTGATTGATGAACTCTATGAGGAATTTGGCCGTTGTATGTCGTCAAGGGAA AATAACTCAGAGCTTAGCCTGGCCAAGATCTACAAGGAGATATCTTTTCTTTCTCCTGCAT ATGACAATGTATCCTCGAATCCAGTAAGTTTGGTTGCTCGATTATTATGTTCTACTAACATGCTCGAAGGGGATACAGG GTGCTGTCTTTGGCCATCAAGTTTATTCTTATCTGAGTTTATTCTTTCATTCCcagaactttttgccaaaaaatgcTGCTTTGAG CTAGGTTCTGGTGTTGGTTTGGTTGGTGTATGTCTAAACCATGTTGGTGCTTCCAAG GTTATTCTTACTGATGGTGATGCATCTACACTAACAAACATGAAGGCAAACATGGAAATGAATAACTTATACATTGAGGATTCTCAACTAGTAAAAGAAAGCAAGAATAAG GTAGAGTGCAAATATCTTTCCTGGGAAGAAGCGTGTGAAAGCGATTTAAGATACTACCAGAGAGACATACT TCTTGGTGCAGACATTATATACAACCCGTCCTGCGTGCCCCACCTGGTACGAGTGCTTTGTATGCTACTTAGAGGTGATGATGGACGGCGTGAAAGTGTCAATGCGGCAACCAACGGAGAAATTGGTGACGAAGTATCTGGGACCACCGCAACCGGAGGTCCTGTGGCCTATATCGCCACGGTTATTCGGAATGCAGACACTTTTAATTGCTTTGCCAAGGCGGCTGCTGATGCCAAGTTGTCTGTTGTCAACATTACCAGCAGTGCGGCTACGTCCAGTTTTCTTCCTTACATGATCTCATATGATAGATCTAGCGTGCAACTTCTTAAGATTACACTGCTATCTTAA